One window of the Carassius auratus strain Wakin chromosome 20, ASM336829v1, whole genome shotgun sequence genome contains the following:
- the LOC113120945 gene encoding monofunctional C1-tetrahydrofolate synthase, mitochondrial-like has protein sequence MMVQTCLWSSKHLQKQIMDSDVVILSETDHKGLPPTWLRSGVAVINLSLASMEEHPDSWEPGAEAESGAGVGPLSAALRMQHVVRSSRRWIQEQQYQPWRLRPLKLHPLLPVPSDIEISRAQTPKPISQLAQEIGLLPEELEVYGNTKAKVHLSLLNP, from the exons ATGATGGTGCAGACCTGCCTGTGgagctcaaaacacctgcaaaaacaG atcATGGATTCGGATGTGGTGATCTTGTCAGAGACTGACCACAAGGGCCTCCCACCCACTTGGTTAAGATCCGGGGTGGCAGTCATCAACCTCAGCTTAGCCTCAATGGAAG AACACCCTGACAGTTGGGAGCCCGGGGCTGAAGCGGAGTCTGGTGCAGGAGTTGGGCCTCTAAGTGCTGCGCTAAGAATGCAG CATGTAGTGAGGAGCAGCAGGAGGTGGATACAAGAACAGCAGTACCAGCCGTGGAGGCTCCGCCCACTAAAACTCCACCCACTCTTACCTGTGCCTAG TGATATAGAGATCTCCAGGGCACAGACTCCCAAACCCATATCCCAGCTGGCTCAGGAGATTGGGCTGCTTCCAGAGGAGCTGGAGGTCTACGGAAACACCAAAGCCAAAGTCCATTTGTCCCTCCTCAACCCC